The genomic window ctcctttgggagtataggagtgctccaaaactaatctgtattcatacaaaaaatgtgctccaattaacattgcgatgtcctaggagaggagtaggtgatcccactcttgctttgtttgtgagtattccatagattacatacgtgagagtactttccaaagtactttcactgtagtactcaatggagcacccacagaggatcatatgccaaagtactaaagaggaattgtgtcggaaagaattatcggagtgaatttaatttaaaatgaaagtaaatgaagaggggcaatacaacttttatattttatactgcgaatattcttatgttatttagcatttgcgtgaataaagaaactaatatttctctatactatagtatgtatacataaaaccagtgcgctgttgcattttatcagagttgccaaagaaaaattttattatcagttatttgtatgcaatattttacttttggcaactctgttcgatcgtcatcgtgttgtgatcacggtcgttaaaaaacgagcaatgatcggctgatggtggtccgcaaacgcattgcaaaggagtattgttagagtactccaatatgaagaaaatggaacacgtaatccaataatttttgcagggatgtatacataaaaacagtgcgtggttgcattttatcagagttgccagaGTAAAgatttattatcagttatttgtatgtaatattttacttttggcaactctgttcgatcgtcgtcgtgtcgtgatcacggtctttaaaaaacgagcaatgatcggctgatggtggtccgcaaacgcattgcaaaggagtattgttagagtactccaacatgaagaaaatggaacacgtaatccaacaatttttgcagggcaatgatcggctgatggtggtccgcaaacgcattgcaaagggtattgttagagtactccaacatgaagaaaatggaacacgtaatcaaACAATTTTTGCAGAGTATGACTGTTATTAGCTCATCCTCCGCATACGACTTTATCAGGGTAGCAGGATTCCTTAACCTGCCTGTTACAGGTACTTCACAATTAACTTATTCCTCTTTTTATGAGTTTAGCACAGTGGCACGCAAGTAGAATCACTTTAAATAGCTGGGATTTTAATAGGAAGGTGCATAGGAAGTTAAGGAAAACACTTATCTGCATTGGTCAGGCTGCGGAGGCTGCTTTCAGTTGATCACCGGCTGAAATTGACTGCAATGGCTAGCATTCCAAATAAATGTTTCCTATTGTAGTTTTGATAGCGATGCTGACTGGTAATTCAATCTGTATACAATAGCAACGTTatagtcctgtcacggtcgccactTTTTATGTTAAGTTTAACACAAATGAAaatttgctttctttatttaaattcaatgtatattttaaattatgTATTTTACAAATTGGTAGTTTATGATGTAAATTGTAGTATGGCGAAAAGCAGAAGAAGAACAGGTGTTGATCGTGTTATTTGACAATTCTCTTCCGTTGAGAAAAAGGTTCATGGGCGCGAACACATACATTTTCAActgaaaattgttgaaaaaaattgCATGCAAAGTAATAAAACTTTAACATTTGGGCTTCAACttctatttatttctttaaaacatttttgggtaCAGTTGCTTTATGAATTTTCGTTGGAGCATGCCCACACACATCTAGTATTGCTGTGTAAACGGATCAGTTTTTTCGAGATCGTACACATTGGAGTTAATgtagaacatttttcaaaaatgtatgagttttaaCCCCACATATCTGGCTAACTttgagttaaaaagataacttgccgttctgcaagtggacctaggttaggttaaagtggctactgctacaacaacaacaacagcaaggttAAAGTGGCTGGCTTCGCTGcccaagcggagactcacgtaggtcATTGACGCCCGTTGAAGCTAAACCAGCGCATTTGCGTAGTGTAGCGCAGAATACGATTTATATTTGTGGACTCTAGCTtcgcaaggcacccaaaggagtgtctggGGAGACATCGGTACCTgatctacgctttctatctcctcatcGTCCCTGCAGCTGCGAGACCATGGGCGCCCATAAGATAATGTTCTGTTAGAAGATCCAGGCAGGTTAATTAGATAGCGAGCGGCTTCCTAGATATCTATAAGCTCAGCTTGAAAAACATTGCACTGGTGTGGTAAACATAGGCTCCAATTTATATTGAGCTTCCTTCCGTCCGCTTATATTCCGTTCCTGAAGAATGTTTTTGGTTTCCCAATTATTGGTTTATAGCACCTCCACCTGCTAGGTACCGCAAAACACATGAACGATCATTTCATGTCTGACACACCCTCgctgaaaaaaattctgaaaattcaagaaaaattttgagctatttctaacttgctcattattatactaaaatttattggactacaaaactcaatactcaaaatttttctagaaattctgaaacaaaatttgaaatttttgatggtcatttttgaaattttgattaactctccttacctttgaataacctttgTCATTTTTCtgaatgtggtttctgttaggaaatttgcgatattttagatgaaaattatcaattaagctgtgagccactgcatttgagtttttttagcataaaccaagtgtgtacttatttttagGAGTAACGTatatattttaactatttttttttaaaagtataatatttttttgaggctgcaaataaagcaaaaatcccTGTATGAaaagcaaaaattaattttttcataaaacgaaGTTGCAACTCCATTAAGATTCTATGTGAAATCGTTATAACtcctttcaaaaatatttatgttATTGATCATAGTAATCAGATCGTTGCTTGACAAATCAACTTAAATCAAAAGATGGAAACTTTACTCACTTTGAAATTGTTTCTAGTTTACTCAGATTTTAACCATGGTAGTAGTTTAAATAGAATACTAAGGTTTTGATATTaagttaaacatttattttaacaggCTTTACAACTGGAAAATGTTGTGCGCAAAAATGCGGAAAACACGGAGCGGATTATGAGAAATGCAATTGGCTACGTCGTTTCGAACAATAACCTAGGTACCGTTATACAATCAACATTCGACAATAGCACTTCTGCTGGCATTACTAAATTAATCAGTGGAGTTCTTGTACCAACTGCACGAAGCGCAGTACGTGATTTGGATACCACTAATGACTTGGCTTTTCTTCGTATTGCAACACGAAAATTTGAATATTTAGTTGCTCCAGAAAAAGAATTTACGATTGTCGTAAGGCAATAACGCTGTGAGTTTCTGTTAACATTAGTAAATATAATctatttattttatatgttttgATACAACAGTTATCTGataataaattcaaaattattactCATAGTTGTATTCTGTCTTTAGCATTTTGTACAACCATAACAGTAATTTTCTCATCTGGCGTTATGAGCACCTCATTAGCTTTTGTACGCACGCGCAACATTAAGAGCTCATCATCGGGATCGATTTTTTGTAAACCCGATTGAACTTTATCTTTCAAAATTCCATAAAGCCCGGAGAATTCGATAGCCGATGGTTGTTCCATGGTTGATTTTACGGGATTACCACGTTTGTTTAATATTATAATATCAACAATATCTGGTTTCTGTTCGATTAGCCGGTAGACTTCTTCCACATAAGATCGGGTGCGTTTACTCTGTAATTCAGAGGAATTATACTTGAAAATCAAGTAATTAAGAAATTTTGAATATACCTGTTGCTGACTTGATTGTATCATGGAAATAAATGGCGTAATTTAATTATAAACTCAAAGAAGTATTGACATTTGaaagattaaaattaaaataaaactaccAAAAAAATCCTTGCATGCTTTGTGAATACAAGAGGTATAGTTATTTTGGTATCCATGGTATAAGCGCCATTGACTACGCGTACACAGTCAAACTAAATGTGGGTCAATATGTAGCGGAATGCAGGAAATGTTTACATttaattgtttgtttttgtatggCGTAGCAACAAGCAGATGCGTAATGTGGCATGTGTCAAGTACAAACCAATGTCGATGAGTCATCTGTGGTCGATGATAAGTTTATAAGTTTCTAGGAACGAAAATTCTCAGATGAAAACAGTTATTTCTGATGGCAATTATAGCATGTGTTCTGACTCTGATTTGAGAGTATGCAGCTGCAATGTCCTTAACACAAAGACTGCCTCAACGGCATACGAAGGGCACTGCAAGGCATGATAGAAATCGAGCCCTGCGGTGTTGGTTTGTGGTGCACCATATAAAAGGACGGCCACGTTATGTGACTCTGTAGAACTTGATTTTCGTTTGTCTAGAGTGTGTAGGAATGACTATTCAATGGATTTTTAGGTTGATGTTGTCTGTGGTAATATTGATACCCAGAAAACCAAGGCCgctattacgtgttacgatcagggACTGAAATCCTTTCAataagcgataactatgcaactgtcaaactatttctaaaaattataataagttatggatctaactaGTACTGTTTGTCGCTAgttcgcatatgccattaatccgatccaccatttcagagctattgtgattgttcggcctgggtgcgtctggaaccggcagtgggtaggcgcacacgggtcgatcttggagtggatggttcgctcaaaagaaataaataaaaacacaagaggaattcctcgttataaaataatactttAATGTAGAGTGATGGGAATATATACAGTgttgatacaatattaccttggcgctttaagtgacgatggtgatccttgcgatgtgtgctggttggcggtcgatcgaaaaagaggccggttatcccgttgaggacaaccgctaagccgcgaaaaagtcctctggtattaaggaggggaaaaaagccacacacacaacaacccccacatatacgtgcatgggtgctgacaacccgcacacacacgtgcatgcgtatgaaacgcatgcatgtgcatgcatgcacacaaatgcggcgtgagtgtgggtggctggaaatattattaaaacgttagggaggggcgccgtcaatcagataaaagttaggcattgggcctaaacagtgatttaaaaaatgagtttcgatcacggatcgtaatacGGCCTCAAGTATTTTACTACTTCGATATTATGCCTGGCAACGGCGTCGTGGTGACATACGCGAATGCGCTGACCATTTTCTCATGTTTCCCACTTATTTTCTAGTGTAGAGTAAGCAGTACTAACAGCGtgggtatttaggccgatgatgcAAATGTCAGCATACCTTTCACATGATATGGCATCATCAtcaattagcgcttaaccgttgttccgcgatagttggcgccaACTCTGATCTGTCTCTTCCAACTGAGTAGAAtccttcctctgctttcaaaaGCGGGTATCGATATGAATACTTTGCTGACCGTAGCGTCTtcgtcattcgcataacatgatcttGCCGGCGAAGTCTGTGCGCATTTATTCTTTGCACTATATTCTTATCGGCGTATATCAATATTAAAATACCTCCGTCGATATTCGCCGTCGGCTTCACGAACAGTACCATAAATATTCCGGAGAACTTTTTTCTGAACACTCCTATGGTAATTTCAACGTCTTTGATACCGTCATGATTTCCAGCCATACATCAGTACAGGTAGGACGAGAGACTTATAGAGCTTTGTTTGTCCGAAGTAGCCCTTGTTAgcaagagttattcttcgtttgatttctaagctgaaatTATTCGGTGTTAATGTTCGTTTCCCGATAGAAGTCTCGAATTTGTATTCGGTCCAGAGAAGGTGTATTCGCTAAGAGGCCACTTATAGCTGTTAATATAATCAGCATACACCAGTAACTGTACGCTATTAAAATAGAGTCTACCATCttcaacttgttgttgttgttgttgtagcagtggccATCTTCTACTAGAATTATATGCTATAGCACGATAGGAAGTCGGCTTGCCTGAAGCCTAATTCGGTCTCGAATGGCTCGGAGTGGTCCTTCCCAATTATTCTAGTGCAGGTGGCGTTGTCGACGTCATTATGCAAAGCCTTACTCGCTTTGCAATggacttaaattcagacataccAGCAtacaaaaactttgtttttgtgctGTCGTTAGAAGATATACCACATTTAAAGCAGTACTGATATGATCCAATCAGTTTATAGACTTTTGGTTAAAGTTGATCGTGttttgcataggagttgatgaatgctaggttatgttgaactggccggtccgtgaggacctcacatagactgaatgagtccgtagtgtcaccagaagtttgttttaacgaccaaactgaaaaatcctatcaaaaaccaggacctatgttataaaataactccgtcctcttggcaaatactagaagctttctaggacttaagtcacttgctgattctagatttgacagctgtatcacacctaatagttggagtcttagcctggcaagcgcagggtacgagcacagaacgtgctcgatcgcttcctcatccagcccgcacttcctacatctgctgtcactgaccaagactaatttaaaggcatgtgacgtcagaaggcagggTCCAGTCAGAATTaccgccatgagtctacagtcctctctttttatactcagttgagcagagctcacagagtatattaactttgattggataacggttggttatcgagaggaatcgagatagatatagacttccatatatcaaaatcatcagtatcggaaaaaaatttgattgagccatgtccgtccgtccgtccgtccgtccgtctgtccgttaacacgataacttgagtaaattttgaggtatcttgatgaaatttggtatgtagattcctgggcactcatctcagatcgctatttaaaatgaacgatatcggaatataaccacgcccattttttcgatatcgaaaatttcgaaaaaccgaaaaaatgcgataattcattgccaaaggcggataaagcgatgaaacttggtagatgggttgaggttatgacgcagaatagaaaattagtaagattttagacaatgggcgtggcaccgcccacttttacaagaaggtaatttaaaagttttgcaagctgtaatttggcagtcgttgaagatatcatgatgaaatttggcaggaacgttactactattactatatatgtgctaaataaaaattagcaaaattggatgaagaacacgcccactttttaaaaaaaattttttttaaattcaaattttaacaaaaaattttatatctttactgtatataagtaaattaagtcaaaattcaactccagtaatgatatgacgaaacaaaatacaaaaataaaagaaaatttcaaaatgggcgtggctccgcccattttcatttagtttgtctagaatacttttaatgccataagtcgaacaaaaatttaccaatccttcttaaatttggtaggggcatagattctatgacggtaactgttttctgtgaaaatgggcgaaatcggtggaagccccgcccagtttttatacacagtccaccgtctggctttcctctcggccgttaacacaataacttgagcaaaaaccgatatatctttactaaacttagtccacgtacttatctgaactcactttatcttggtataaaaaatggccgaaatccgaccataaccacgcccactttatcgatatcgaaaattacgaaaaatgaaaaaaatgccataattctataccaaatacgaaaaaaggg from Eurosta solidaginis isolate ZX-2024a chromosome 3, ASM4086904v1, whole genome shotgun sequence includes these protein-coding regions:
- the LOC137243923 gene encoding dynein light chain roadblock-type 2-like isoform X2; translated protein: MALQLENVVRKNAENTERIMRNAIGYVVSNNNLGTVIQSTFDNSTSAGITKLISGVLVPTARSAVRDLDTTNDLAFLRIATRKFEYLVAPEKEFTIVVRQ
- the robls54B gene encoding dynein light chain roadblock-type 1 produces the protein MIQSSQQQSKRTRSYVEEVYRLIEQKPDIVDIIILNKRGNPVKSTMEQPSAIEFSGLYGILKDKVQSGLQKIDPDDELLMLRVRTKANEVLITPDEKITVMVVQNAKDRIQL
- the LOC137243923 gene encoding dynein light chain roadblock-type 2-like isoform X1 translates to MHRWMWIRSSTICLSIGGRNALQLENVVRKNAENTERIMRNAIGYVVSNNNLGTVIQSTFDNSTSAGITKLISGVLVPTARSAVRDLDTTNDLAFLRIATRKFEYLVAPEKEFTIVVRQ